The Desmodus rotundus isolate HL8 chromosome 3, HLdesRot8A.1, whole genome shotgun sequence genome includes a region encoding these proteins:
- the ART4 gene encoding ecto-ADP-ribosyltransferase 4 isoform X2, translating to MKLQELSTFNTSKFCPLTNRCRKILLPTTRAPVTGTWLLPGQLPLLLLLAGLQTPTAAIKINFDLAPNSFDDQYQGCNQQVIEKLSQGDYFTKELEARRNYSRVWHNAHLTWLSRGKALPENMTITHAVVTLVYTLNNNVRSDFTRAMASAARSPWQYEHSFPFKYLHYYLTSAIQLLRKGIIMKNDSLCYEVYHEADFYLEAYVGAILRFGQFLSTSLLRKEAQKFGNQTLFTIFTCLGASVQDFSLREEVLVPPYELFEVVNMSYHAGGNWLQLRSTGNLSTYNCQLLKASSKKYTPAPAVTVAVSVLINVIISSKSGV from the exons ATGAAGCTGCAAGAGCTAAGTACATTTAACACGAGCAAATTCTGTCCATTAACCAACAGATGCAGGAAGATTCTTCTTCCAACAACTAGAGCTCCTGTGACGGGAACCTGGCTACTTCCAGGGCAGCTTCCTCTCCTGCTGCTGTTGGCTGGCCTGCAGACACCCACG gCTGCTATTAAAATCAACTTCGACTTGGCACCAAATTCCTTTGATGATCAATACCAAGGCTGCAACCAACAAGTCATAGAGAAGCTAAGTCAAGGGGATTATTTCACCAAAGAACTAGAAGCCCGAAGGAATTATTCCAGGGTCTGGCACAATGCTCACCTAACCTGGCTGAGCCGAGGTAAAGCCCTCCCTGAGAACATGACTATCACGCACGCCGTGGTCACCTTGGTTTACACATTGAACAACAACGTTCGCTCTGACTTCACTAGAGCCATGGCCAGCGCTGCCAGGTCTCCGTGGCAGTATGAACATTCATTCCCTTTCAAGTACCTGCACTACTACCTGACCTCAGCAATCCAGCTGCTGCGGAAAGGGATTATAATGAAGAATGACTCTCTGTGTTATGAGGTATATCATGAAGCTGATTTCTACTTGGAAGCCTATGTCGGTGCCATCCTTCGATTTGGCCaattcctctccacctccctcttaAGAAAAGAGGCACAGAAGTTTGGGAACCAAACTCTGTTTACCATATTTACCTGCCTGGGTGCATCTGTACAAGACTTCTCTCTCAGAGAGGAGGTCCTGGTCCCTCCCTATGAGTTGTTCGAAGTTGTAAATATGAGCTACCACGCAGGAGGAAACTGGTTGCAATTGCGGTCAACTGGAAATCTGAGCACATATAACTGTCAGCTGCTAAAAG ctTCCAGCAAAAAGTACACCCCTGCTCCTGCAGTTACTGTTGCTGTCTCCGTTTTGATCAATGTCATCATCTCTTCCAAAAGTGGAGTATAA